The DNA region TGGATATACGGAGCCGCCGTGGCCAGTTACGGAGTCACCTTCACCATCCGGCCAGGCGCGACTCCCTGCCTGGCCTGCCTATTTCCCGCCGCCCCCGCTGGCGCGCACGCCACCTGCGATACGGCGGGCATTCTGAATGCCGCCGCCGCCGTGGTGGCCTCTTTGCAGGTGGCCGAGGCGACCAAACTGTTAGTGGGCGCGGCGCAGGAGTTGACCGGCAAGATGATCTCGGTGGATGTGTGGGACAGCCGCTTCCAGTCCATTGATCCCGGCCCGCCCGCCGCGGACTGCCGCGTTTGTCAGCGTCGGGAGTTCGCTTATCTAACCGGTGCCAAGTCGGCGCCTGTCACGCTTTGCGGTCGCGACTCGGTTCAGATACACGAACGGGAACGCCCGCTGGACTTCGCCGAGTTGGCCGGAACGCTCACACTGCTGGGCGCGGTGCGGTACAATTCTCATGTATTCCGATTCCAGGTGGATGCCTACGAAATGATCGTATTCCCCGATGGCCGCGCCATCATCAAAGGCACCAACGACCCTGGCGTGGCCCGCAGCTTATACGCCCGCTACCTTGGGGCCTAAACGACATGAGTGATCTGGTCAACATTGTTGCGCAATTACAGGCGGCTACCTCCGCCGTTCGCCGCGCTCCCCGGCCGGAGTGGTTGCGGGCGCGCGCGCCCGGCGGGGCGAACCATCACGAACTGAAAGTGCTGA from Acidobacteriota bacterium includes:
- a CDS encoding thiazole biosynthesis adenylyltransferase ThiF — encoded protein: MGIPPDTLGFARYSRQILFKGIGAAGQQRLGQSRAAIVGCGALGSLQAALLARAGVGEITLIDRDFVEESNLQRQTLFDESDAAEHTPKAIAAAAHLKRANSEVRILPVVADLTPRNIAELLGGVHVILDGTDNFETRYLLNDFSVYSGIPWIYGAAVASYGVTFTIRPGATPCLACLFPAAPAGAHATCDTAGILNAAAAVVASLQVAEATKLLVGAAQELTGKMISVDVWDSRFQSIDPGPPAADCRVCQRREFAYLTGAKSAPVTLCGRDSVQIHERERPLDFAELAGTLTLLGAVRYNSHVFRFQVDAYEMIVFPDGRAIIKGTNDPGVARSLYARYLGA